The genome window TGAATTTATTCTGCTTTGGGTATGGACAGTCCTTTATAAAGTGTTCAGACTTTCCACAGTTAAAGCATCCAGTGGAAGAACTAGGGAGagcggggaaacgagtaccaggggcactcggctgatttgtagaagtgggggcagtggcaggacaAACGAAAACAGGCTGTTTGAAcggataggagggtggacgaggcgaagaacgattctgGTTAAAAGGTCATATTACCAACCTAGTTCGCTTCTCAGGTCCCTAATtagacctgtcacctccaaatcaCTTTGATTTTCCATGGCCTGTGTTCTTGGCTTCTACGACCAATGCCGTGCTGACAGCTCTGATGTAAGTAAGGTCAAGACAGGTTTCCATTTTCCTCTGAAGCCTGTCATTAAGTcccctcatgaagcaattcttttTTCTTCAGGTCAGTATTTACTTGATTGATAGCATACTAGGATagatgattgaacttgttgagatactgcattacagtatctcccccttgctttagtCGAAtgactcctcttgtttcatgtgaagcactccctctggaacatagtgttcacggaaggcCAGTTTAAATTCTCCCCAAGTGACCTGATGTCCAGCCGGCTGAACTGCTACAAAGTTCGCCCACCATGTACTGGCAGGCCCTCTTAGTTGTTGGGCAGCAAATAATGGCTTCTGTGTCTTCGTGCAACGGACCAATCCAAACTTCTGCTCCATTACtcttatccactcatcagcttctaaaGGGTCTTCTACTTTAATAAAGAGCGGGGGACGTGTCGCAGAGAATTCATGGTACATAGTTTCATGAGGTCCTTGCGGAGGAGCTCTGCCTCCGTGTAGCTGGAACTGATTACCTGCCATCTCATGCAAGAAGCGGGTATTATCTGCAGTaacattgaccaaggcagcgatagcctcggccagtgtCAGTGGTACCGGCGGTGGGTTTGGAGtatcttcccgaccacgggaagtcCCCGCACCGTCGTGTGCGCAagtccgtgatggcatctgaggcaaagaaacatttggaaaaaatataacatgccaacatataccatcatattacattaccaaaatgtaattaTACAGACTCTAGCGTACATCATGCCCATAGTACTTATTTTACATCAGTAtaatatctaaactatactattctagtcttcATCGTCTTTTGTTGCTTCACTGTCTACTGCAGGAGACCGctcgtcagccaggttcatagaaggagggggcttaaaaaggtccaactcccccTCAGGTCCTGCGTTTGCTGTTCCCGAGGGTCCGGCTTCCATTGCAGCAGCGTCGGAAGGTACGTCCgggtgcagtcgagcatacagtacatgtacttcctcatATAAAGTATTGCAATATACTTGCAGACTATCGAGGGCTGCACTAAGCTCAGTCACacgagctcgagcttttgcttCGCGATCCCAAGCAACCGAACGTGAGTTGACAGCCCAATCAACCGCCAAACCCTGTTCAGAAAGCTCGTCTTGCAAGCATCTGACATCAGCTGACAATTCAGCTATGCGCTGACTGTCCTGTGCCCACACCCTATTTCGGTGACGTAGCTCCGTCCGAAGCTGTTCCACTTTGGCTTCCAAATCTCTGATGGGGTCGTTGTTGCCGCCGCTGCTCCCTTCATGTCTGGGGGCTAACTGATGACGAGGAACACCAAAaggtccagtggacttgcgcgcggttttcctcgtacgtgccatatctccataagaggggaagatttattagtataatttttaAACATGAAGCATGCATAACCCAATAATTACGGAATCAACCTTCTTTGATCCCCACTTCCTGtatattgcactctattacctggtcttATAAGATGAGAACTTCCAGAGAGTGGCAagttaagaatgaaagaatatttctggataagtatttgaaaattctttttgaagtgcttcataatatctgaagagatgggcttcgctccaataccagctgtgacggaacctcccaaggtattaggcccacctacatttgtccttgtcctaaggaccttggacaaccctgtagatgcacataatcactcgacaagttcggtactgTATCATcatttcctcgcccaagagcgcttcacccgtcacgcagatattacattaCATCGGAGGAAAGAACAACGGAAGTGATTACAATaatttaatttacattcattcaaatatagagaaagagtattattgttattacaaaccagggtatatgagtgcataagtattattattacagtcttgggaggcaaaaacccctcccgcataaaagtatattgtttttcaagtgggaggccaacatcctaccGCGACTTTACTGCTGAGGTTCTTCCTTTGGCAACACCTtagaacaaaaacaacaaaagtttgttgtttcctcacctacaacaacatgggttcgaaaaccctgagtacggagtgtactttcgcaagtcttacccgtcaaaagaaaagactctcaaggatatgctggcttgagggagtcaaggtaaggctgatcgaatatcaaagactctgtttgcagaaatgcttactaatagtggatccttaaaatctagttttattagcaagttaagtcattacctataactagagttctttctaccctagttcaagcacttgacctgcactagccgtcttcactagaatgctacgtgtaagtcagtgaccaagtcttcatgtccgagaagtaacggcgatctgaattgattaatacccagcttgggatctccaatcacacgacatatgtagcacttaacccttgcatatgttaactcgccaccgggtttcttaagaccagaccgggttcacgccaaccgagagcacagatacaccaccgtccagcctcttgccccggagggtacacactactctcggcatctctccactcccattgcgtgttggcctttctggtattagtctgcctgaggcaaagcttacccatgacgaggcatgtgaccagttaaagggtcctcggtcagtaggcccacatcgacatggtccttaagcgatcagacgaagacactacaccgagactctcttctcatgcaagtcatccgcccggtctcaactttatcatttaaaacccaaattggtacctggcagaggtacctcttgtccgatgttgaacccatcacgaccatgatggatccaccatcaagtttttatttttgaaaacatccccttCCCTTTGAAGCATCACCTTTGGTTTAAAACATAatctttttgttttctaaagaaagactaagcattagaaaacctTTTAATAGAATAGGTAATCAAGGGATGGTAAAcaatttcaaggaaggaaatgcaacaatagtttggcacacaactcctatcacctaatgcatcaaacaaagtGTTAatgattttaaaacagcaaggaggcggcaaatgcactggggcttgccttgtgttgtaggggagtcgagctctgttccacagatatcaaaataaaaacagttcccggcaggtggattctCAGTCGGTGgtgcagtttcttcttcttcagcagttacttcttcctcgttttctatacataaccatatatatccatgaatgctcatgtgatgatcATGAAAAAGCAATGATAATAGAGGTTCATCAAGTTGtaccttgaatacaactttccttcatggtgcactagggaaactagggttttctaagTCAGTATCTCATTTCCCTAAGACAATTATTACATAgaaggctagggttttgggtttgggaatcaaacaCTGTCCCAAAACATATCAAACTTTACCCATGGGCTCTAAATACCATATTaggcttacccaaaaagttttgtgatttttagagttattaaataatttctaaaattccaaaagtataGGTTTAGGCCcttttaaatactaaataattcctggtttggactaaaaatcttggaactatttttattaaattctagaggAATTTAGGAACCAAGTAAAATTGGTcttatatttttagcatttttctagaattttctataaattctcTAATCctgatagaaaaagaaaaagagaaaggatgAATAGTAACAGACTCAATTCGGTCTAGGTCGGCCCACGACCAGCGAAACGCGCCCGCGGTGTCCATTTTGCATAGATGTCCCTGGTCTTTTGAAAAACCCGTGATGAATCCTCTCCACTATTTCCCTGTCTCACTGACATCTGCACTAAGGCCTCTccctttctatttcttcgcaaGGTGAGGTCCCCGACCACGGACGGCGGAGCAGTGGCTCCGGCGAGCCTATACCGGCCGGAAAAGACAACGACTAGGCCTCTCCGTTGCTTAACACCTAATTCTACCCTCGGCGACACTAATCCCTCAACCAATTGTGGAGTTCTAACTCAAAATCGCTTTGCCCACGGTGATGGCGCAAACTGAGGATAACCCGAGGCGTTCCTAGCGATCTAACACGGTCTAATTCAATTGACTGGGCCGATAAGCATCCCCAGCGCACAAGGGTGCTGAAATAAGGGCAAGGAAGGTATGAACAGACCTGTAGATGTCTGGCCACAACGAGCTCACTCACGACGGAGTTCTAACTGATTTGGGGGAACTTCAAAATTGGAGCGCTCTGGTGGACCATCTGAGGCACGGGCGGGTGCGTTGGATGTGTAAATACCTAACGGATCACTGGGCGGTAATTTATAGGCTACATCGGCGGTGTCAGCTAATTTTGAGAAGACGCGTGGCCACCGGAAAAGAGAGTGAGTCATCGTAGCGGTTTGCCGTGGCGGTCACTGGGCAATGAGGTATGGCGGTTACTGGGCAGTAACTACGACTCGCGACGATGTGGTAAATGGCCTAAGGCGTGGCGCAACCGTGGTGAATGGTGTATATTCCGGTGATGGCCGCTCGGCCACGTCGCCGGCGCAAGTGGATGAGCGACAGAGCGCAACAGTGCCTCCAAGTTCATCCACGACAAGATCTTTTTACCCCGCGAAGTTATCTGTGTGCTACCAGGCGTGAATCACAATGCCGGCGCGAATCCGAGCGCAGGGTTGCCGGCGGCGAGGTGCACTGCACCTGTGATCTTATTAAGTTCACTGTACCATCAGAAACCCTATCAGGACGCCTGACAGAGCGATTTCCAGTGCCTAGATCTCCAATTTTCATGTGATAACTTGCTAATCCACCTTTAACAAAGTTGTTGTCCCATAATCCAGCTTTaatcttgctatagcaaccaTACTTAAATCCTCACTAAATCATACTCAAAATAGCTCCGAAACTTGGTCCTGGTTCACTGTCAGTCCAGTTTTAGAGCTACACCCGACTGACAGACCAACTTCAGGTCTATTTTTCTCCCACTTTCATGTAGCACTAGGACTTACTCACTCAATCAAAtttgttctccttacatagctctacaagttttctATATTGACCAAGAGCAAAATCCTCAAGAATTCTGAGATATAGAGCTCTaaagttgaccccattcaactgaattcagacttaagcATATGGGGTTCatggggtactttttgcaaataagtccaaatcccacttttaacttgcaaatcctgaaatttgaaaaacacatgatttgtggtgttctattactttggtatttgcattttggtccaaaagtgcacaaaatttacatcTAACCCCTAGGttttaattagggtttctagggtttgtttttagggctttaggcacattagggttttggtgccactAAAGTCCATCAAATGTGATACCTTGTGATCATTTCTCATGTCTCACGGGATTTTTACTCATTTAAGCTTTTCTTTCTCCCATAAGTCCTAATTTAGGGTTAAATACCCTATCCTAGGGTTTATAGCACACCAAGCCCTATCATCACAACttctttgaaatttttacctagtgaatgcattctaggtataACAAAcaatgaaatttttacctagtgttatgctcaagttttagtactagtaacaccaggggtgttacacgttCATACTTAACAATTATTAATAAAAGAATATTTTAGCTAATATTAACCATGTTGGTATGtatttataaaagcgcaagtTGAAAACCCTAAATTAGATTTAATTGAAATGCTAATTCAATAATTATTGGCCAAACACACatttaaataattaattaaaataTGTAACAACAGAGAATAATATTTTtaacatgtagacaattttaatacGAATATAACACTACTTAAACAGAGCGAATCGGATTTATAACGCGAATGATATCAAATATTTAAATCAATCAAATCTCTGCGCGCAGTCACACCAAATTCCAGGGTCTATTTCGCAAAATCATCATCTCCTACCTCCCTCCATCTTCTTCACACACCATGGCAAGGGGAGGGGGGTTCGGGTGACGGGGGGAGCCGCGCGCGTGAGGGGGGGGGAGAGGGgatagaggagagggagagggctaTCGGGATGGGGTAGGGGTTGCGTCCATGCGGCAAAAAACGAAGAAGAACACGAAGATGTGCCAACACTATTCTACTCATCTAACAACAAGTCAAGTGTCATTGCCAAGTTCATTGACATTAAGTGTTATGTTGTTAAGGAGAAGATTTAGGATCAAACCATAAAAGCAGGCATACTAGAATTCAGTAGATGCTAGCAGATCCGATCATAAAAGGCCTCCCACCCAACGTGTTCAGACAGTGCGTAGCCGGCATGGGTTTCAGAGAGAGCCTGTGATCTTGAATCACAGGTGCTACAAAATGCAATCTAGTAAAGCTATTTCATTCTGAGGCAGGGGAGCATGTTGTAGTCAACGAGTGCGGTGACTCTTAATCGGTTATCGTTACGTGTTGGTCTTGATGTGTAAACTTGTCGAGGGGTGAACCCAGAAAAGTGAAGTATAATAAAAGTATAGAACAAAGGGGAGAATGTTGGTGTGTCCTCTACACAACTGGTTAACAGTAACCAGGGTAGATCTAACTAACCATCTCCTCAACCCACACCCTTGATCGCGGGGAGGGGGACCTAACCTTATAGTTGCAGCCCTACTTCACCTTGTGCCATATAAAAAGGGATTAGGGACCGGCAGGTTTAGCCAACGCATTAGCCATGCTTGAAACCCTAATACCACACAATCAGAGAGGCTCCCATCGCCTTGGTGTTTGCCATGACCGGAAGTTTTGCTAACCCTAATGGCGGCTACGGACCATGGAGCCCCAAGGGGTCCAGAGACCAAACCACCACCTCTACAGGGCGGCGGCAATGTCCAGATCAAGGCGGCATCGGTGGGATCCTCCTCCACCTCTACAAGACCTTCCTCCACCTCTACAAGCCACAGGATGCCAAGATCTTGCCTTGCCCTTAATCAAGGGCAAGACAGCAAGACGATATGGATTCCTACTTCCCTCTGTTTATGTGTTAACAATGCGTGCGCAAGTATAGATCAACTGTTTATTATTAAGTGCTCTCGGATTTGACTAAGTAGACACCGCAAGATTTCTTAAATCTAGCAGGACAAAGTTTCCAATCCATTTCCTGGGGATGAGAAGCTTGCATGGACTGTCACAAAATTAGATCCTAACTCTACCGACACCTGTATAATACAGTATACTGTGAGCGGCATAGCAAGGTGGTTGAAGACTTGCTGTTCCTTTTCTGTCATAATGATTAGAGATTATGATCCATCAAATCTGGTCTtaatgcagcagcagcagctaacCAGCTACACACTATCTTTTCTCCACGATACAGGGCACCAGCTCCATCAGTTTAGCGCAGAATAAGGCAATCTGCACATGGTCTGCGGCTTTCTTTATGTTCAGAAAAAATAAAATTTTGTCCCTTGCTCCCAGTGGCGGATCCAAGGGGTGGGCAAGGTGGGCCATGGCCCCACCTCAATTTTTTAACCCCTTATACCTAGGTTTAGGTACACACCAAAATAAACAAATTTTTGTATAGTTAGCGTGGACAAATCTAATTAAAACTAGGTTTTGATCTATTTTTCTATCGACGCTTCACTACTCAGTCCACTCTTTATCTGAGCCATTTGATTCTCTTCCCTAGCGCAAGCCCAGTCGTGGCTCACTCACTTCTTCGGTCTTCGGTCATCGACTGACCAGTAAGTCGGTGACCTAACCCGCCCGTTGCAGCGCACCTTACCTTCTCATCACTCATCAGCTCGTCGACTCGTCGGGATCCTGCAGACAACGTTGATATTTTGCCTCCTAGTCCGCACCAGCAGATGAGCAAGTTGTTGGTGGGACCGTGGTGTCATATGTCCCTCGCTAACTCATTAGAGTCTCACCGCGTCGTTGCAACACGACAATGGGTGTCGCTTGCCGTCATCTATCGCTACCTTGCTTCCTGCACTCGCTCCTCCTAGCTGTCGTCGTCTCACCAACGCCATCTCACGACAATTTCGATGACTCGCCAGAACGACGCGCCGATGCGGCTGCTCCGCTCTAGTGCCTCGTCCTCAGTCAGTCCACCTATTTTTTCTCTATAGCTCTCCTTTTGGTAGCCAAAAAGGTTTTTTGGTATTCATATCATTTTGGAAACACTAGATATTATCATTTAACATTCATGTTATTATCATTAATCTATATTTATAGTCTAGTCTGGTGATTTGTCTCTTGCACTGTTGGCCCCACCTAGAATTTTGTTCTGCGTCCGCCACTGCTTGCTCCCACCCACTCATTGCAGAGTATCCAAACCCACAATAATCCATTGATTAAGAAGTGCCCGGACTACACGATTCCGCTTGCGTCTGGCACTCCCATGGTGTTATATAGACGGCTTTAGGAAAGCCCATACAGATCCAGAGCCAATAACCATTAACCAGCTGAGTAGCAGAGGCATTGACATAGCAATGGCAGCCCGCCATGGCAGCAGGAGAACAAGGGCAGATCAATGGCTGTTTGGTGGGAAGTGGAGGGGAACCGTAAAGGAGACAAGGCATCCTCCGCCTGTCCCTGAGGCCAAGCTTCCAAATCCCGTTCCCGTTCAGAAGGACGAAGGCGTCTGCCTTGAGAAGCCTCGGGTGCAGAGAGAGGTCGCCGACGTCGCGCCCGGAAGGAGATCTATGCCGGAGATGGAGATCAACATGAAAGAAGTCGTTGCGGTGCTCGGGGTGAAGGTCATGGCTGCAGACATGCCGCCGTTCATGCAGCTGCATGCCTTCCGGTGCGCTAAGCGGTCCCATGACAACTTGGACAAGTTCAGCTCAAGGCAACTGGCCCATGATGTGAAGAAGGTATGCTCGTTCTGATGATATTTGCCTTGCCTTCTACAGAGCCATCCATCAAATTGTTCTGTTCTTCGATCCTGTCTTTCGGATGAGTTAGTTCTTTGTGAAAACAAACTTCAATTTTTCACTCTTCAATTGTTGCTATATATCCAAACAGGAGTTCGATAAAGTGTATGGGCCTACCTGGCACTGCATCGTTGGTACGAGCTACGGTTCCTTTGTGACACATTCCAGAGGCTGCTTCCTCTACTTCTCCATGGACAAAATCATAGTGATGCTGTTCAAGACCAAGATAAGGAAAGTGTTAGCATCCTGAGCAGCCTGTCCATCATGAAGGGCGTGGTCAGTCCAGCTTTTCTATGATACTGACAATTGTAAAATATTGAACCTTATAGCTTGGAGCTGAAGAGCTAACTTGAATCATTCTTGTCTGTGAGTGGCAACTTGCTAACATGGGGCCGTACTGCGGTGCTGTTGTTGTAGACTAAAAAATTAACCGTTCAAAGCAATGATGAATTATTTGCATCGGTGTAGTGTAGGAGTACTTTGCTGAGGCACAGCTCTGGTATGCCAGAGTGCCAGGCTGCATCAGCGATCACGGTCAAGGTCACGTTGTAAGATTCCTGATTGGCAGAGATCTGTTTGCCATAGGGAGGGCCATGCAAAGAATGGCATGGTCACGTCACGCCGTGGACCAAAATCAAATTTTTTTTGGCTTTTACATCGTTTATGCAAGGCCTGTTTGTTTCTTGCAAAATTATATAATTCAGCTTATTttatatagattatataatctagtgtATATAATTATATTTAAAGGATTTGTTTACATAAATTATTAGTGGATAAAAAGTCAAACAATAATATAAAATAAACACTTAATGTtctgcttatggattatcataatctagaTACCTAAATTATATAATTCATTCTGATAATCTATACTATTTATTTGTCTCTTAACTTATTTgaactagattatataatctagaggatAAACAAACAAGGTTTAGCTCTAAAAGCATAAAGATTATCTCACACAATGAATATTTGTATTGGTCGAACTTGCATACATACACTCTATTTATCACCAAAGGTGGCCTATGGTCCAACCGAACTAATTAACCAGCAAGTTAACTAGCCGATCGGCTAGTGGAACCAACCTGGCCACCAGACCACGGAACTGATCCAATTATTTATTATGTCTGTGCACATCAATTTTGTTAGTGCGATAGTTTGAATCATTTCGTTAGTAGTTTCAAAATTTTT of Zea mays cultivar B73 chromosome 8, Zm-B73-REFERENCE-NAM-5.0, whole genome shotgun sequence contains these proteins:
- the LOC100216769 gene encoding putative dynein light chain type 1 family protein, translated to MAARHGSRRTRADQWLFGGKWRGTVKETRHPPPVPEAKLPNPVPVQKDEGVCLEKPRVQREVADVAPGRRSMPEMEINMKEVVAVLGVKVMAADMPPFMQLHAFRCAKRSHDNLDKFSSRQLAHDVKKEFDKVYGPTWHCIVGTSYGSFVTHSRGCFLYFSMDKIIVMLFKTKIRKVLAS